The Nocardioides pantholopis genome window below encodes:
- a CDS encoding SpoIIE family protein phosphatase: MSHQSVHPAWSHTPAYAPADLTNCDREPIHVPGAIQPHGVLLATDAEGRRVAMASDNAAGLLGGDLAQILGADLADVLGDRVAAAVRAAFDGPGGDTLRLSLPEAPGGAAPLTGSVDVNIHRSGDRWIVELEPGLDVAVAMPSYRLARGAMQRLARTESVLELTGRLAEEIASLTGFDRVMVYRFDEQWNGEVVAERRRPDLNAFLGLHYPATDIPAQARRLYTVNWTRLIADVDYRPVALTPVLDPATGAPLDLSHSVLRSVSPIHLEYLGNMGVTASMSVSLVVEGELWGLIACHHYSGPHRPGHDVRAASEFLGQSASQLIAERQRADARAARAVTDRRLAGVMARTTASGVATLQGLLDDPELLDLMDAGGVALCFDDVVVTRGAVPDDEAVRRIAALLRRGDNLASSSDHLADLDPGLADVSETAAGALVMGSAPDRWLAWLRPELRQVVDWGGDPTNKLLAQTEDEEVRLSPRKSFEKWQQVVQGRSAPWALWHTEAAETLSAHLASLLYLHSREQIDMAESLQRSVIPTDAPQVAGLETVARYLPASTFQLGGDWWDAFPLDADRYAFVVGDVAGHGVAAATTMTQVRSALRAHLVAGESPGSALDRTDRFMDSLHEHLIATVIVGTVEPATGRVVLAAAGHPPPFLFLGARAEELRVSTRPLLGLGVESGRETELVLEPGATLMLYTDGLIERRGESLTDSLARLGRLSAPGPGREELERWADQVLRVAPGRRDDDTTLLAFRLDRDG, translated from the coding sequence TTGTCCCACCAGTCAGTTCACCCTGCGTGGTCCCACACCCCGGCGTACGCGCCGGCGGACCTGACCAACTGCGACCGTGAGCCGATCCACGTGCCGGGCGCGATCCAGCCGCACGGCGTGCTGCTCGCCACCGACGCCGAGGGGCGCCGGGTGGCGATGGCCTCCGACAACGCGGCCGGCCTGCTGGGCGGGGACCTGGCGCAGATCCTCGGGGCCGACCTCGCCGACGTGCTCGGCGACCGGGTCGCGGCGGCGGTGCGCGCGGCGTTCGACGGGCCGGGCGGCGACACGCTGCGGCTGAGCCTGCCGGAGGCGCCGGGCGGGGCCGCGCCGCTGACCGGGTCGGTCGACGTCAACATCCACCGGTCCGGCGACCGGTGGATCGTCGAGCTCGAGCCCGGCCTGGACGTGGCCGTCGCGATGCCGTCGTACCGCCTGGCGCGCGGCGCCATGCAGCGGCTGGCGCGCACGGAGAGCGTGCTGGAGCTGACCGGGCGGCTCGCCGAGGAGATCGCCTCGCTGACCGGCTTCGACCGGGTGATGGTCTACCGCTTCGACGAGCAGTGGAACGGCGAGGTCGTGGCTGAGCGGCGCCGCCCGGACCTCAACGCGTTCCTCGGGCTGCACTACCCCGCGACCGACATCCCGGCGCAGGCCCGCCGGCTCTACACGGTGAACTGGACCCGGCTGATCGCGGACGTGGACTACCGGCCGGTCGCGCTGACCCCGGTCCTGGACCCGGCGACCGGCGCGCCGCTGGACCTGTCCCACTCGGTGCTGCGCAGCGTGTCCCCGATCCACCTCGAGTACCTCGGCAACATGGGCGTGACTGCGTCGATGTCGGTCTCGCTGGTCGTCGAGGGCGAGCTGTGGGGGCTCATCGCCTGTCACCACTACTCGGGGCCGCACCGCCCCGGGCACGACGTCCGGGCCGCGTCGGAGTTCCTGGGCCAGTCCGCCTCGCAGCTGATCGCCGAGCGCCAGCGCGCCGACGCACGGGCCGCGCGGGCGGTGACCGACCGCCGGTTGGCCGGGGTGATGGCGCGGACCACCGCCAGCGGGGTCGCGACCCTGCAGGGCCTGCTCGACGACCCCGAGCTGCTGGACCTGATGGACGCCGGCGGGGTGGCGCTCTGCTTCGACGACGTCGTGGTGACCCGCGGCGCCGTGCCCGACGACGAGGCGGTACGCCGGATCGCGGCGCTGCTGCGCCGGGGCGACAACCTGGCCAGCTCCAGCGACCACCTCGCCGACCTCGACCCCGGCCTCGCGGACGTCAGCGAGACCGCGGCCGGTGCGCTCGTGATGGGCTCCGCGCCGGACCGCTGGCTGGCCTGGCTGCGCCCGGAGCTGCGCCAGGTCGTCGACTGGGGCGGGGATCCCACCAACAAGCTGCTCGCCCAGACCGAGGACGAGGAGGTGCGGCTGAGCCCGCGGAAGTCCTTCGAGAAGTGGCAGCAGGTCGTCCAGGGCCGCAGCGCCCCGTGGGCGCTGTGGCACACCGAGGCGGCCGAGACCCTCTCGGCCCACCTCGCCAGCCTGCTCTACCTGCACTCGCGCGAGCAGATCGACATGGCCGAGTCGCTGCAGCGCAGCGTGATCCCGACCGACGCGCCGCAGGTGGCCGGGCTGGAGACGGTGGCGCGCTACCTCCCGGCGTCGACCTTCCAGCTCGGCGGGGACTGGTGGGACGCGTTCCCGCTGGACGCGGACCGCTACGCCTTCGTGGTCGGGGACGTGGCCGGTCACGGGGTGGCCGCGGCCACGACGATGACCCAGGTGCGCTCCGCGCTGCGCGCCCACCTCGTCGCCGGCGAGTCACCGGGCTCCGCCCTGGACCGCACCGACCGCTTCATGGACAGCCTGCACGAGCACCTGATCGCCACCGTGATCGTCGGCACCGTCGAGCCGGCGACGGGGCGCGTGGTGCTGGCCGCGGCCGGCCACCCACCGCCGTTCCTGTTCCTCGGGGCGCGGGCCGAGGAGCTGCGGGTCTCGACCCGTCCGCTGCTCGGTCTCGGGGTCGAGTCCGGGCGGGAGACCGAGCTGGTGCTCGAGCCCGGCGCCACGCTGATGCTCTACACCGACGGCCTGATCGAGCGGCGCGGCGAGAGCCTCACCGACTCCCTGGCCCGGCTCGGCCGGCTGAGCGCCCCCGGGCCCGGTCGCGAGGAGCTCGAGCGCTGGGCGGACCAGGTGCTGCGCGTCGCGCCCGGCCGCCGCGACGACGACACCACGTTGCTGGCCTTCCGGCTCGATCGGGACGGCTGA
- a CDS encoding PP2C family protein-serine/threonine phosphatase, with protein sequence MSALIGSRTGWWRDRGVWAGLLAVVLVVGLDAVSDVQLTGGYTIGAFVASILTTSRRTAGVAVVAIVTALTTRLWVPEFDLTDWAVRVLVCLVLGGLAVTSAELRDRREARLRRLTVIAETAQRAVLGATPSAVGSVGFASRYLSASAEASVGGDLYEIASTPFGIRVIVGDVRGKGLPAVQTAASVLAAFRQAAFTEPDPAALARAIDAAVSRLIDEEEFITAIIAEFRDDTLTLANCGHHPPLLLDRGQARLLDTGEPTPPLGLQPEPELVQHPWPTPARILLYTDGLVEARDASGRFFDLDTITRVLRDRPLADALDDVVERLRDFAGGGLSDDVALVLAENRT encoded by the coding sequence ATGAGCGCGCTGATCGGGTCCCGGACCGGGTGGTGGCGCGATCGGGGCGTGTGGGCCGGGCTGCTCGCGGTCGTCCTCGTCGTCGGTCTCGACGCCGTCTCGGACGTGCAGCTGACCGGCGGCTACACGATCGGCGCCTTCGTCGCCTCGATCCTGACCACCTCCCGGCGCACCGCCGGGGTGGCGGTGGTCGCGATCGTGACCGCGCTCACCACCCGGCTGTGGGTGCCGGAGTTCGACCTCACCGACTGGGCGGTGCGGGTGCTGGTCTGCCTGGTGCTGGGCGGGCTCGCCGTGACGTCCGCGGAGCTGCGCGACCGGCGGGAGGCCCGGCTGCGCCGGCTCACCGTGATCGCCGAGACCGCCCAGCGGGCAGTGCTCGGCGCCACGCCCTCGGCGGTCGGCTCCGTGGGGTTCGCGTCGCGCTACCTCTCCGCCTCCGCGGAGGCCTCGGTCGGCGGCGACCTCTACGAGATCGCCTCGACGCCCTTCGGCATCCGGGTCATCGTCGGCGACGTGCGCGGGAAGGGGCTGCCCGCCGTGCAGACGGCGGCGTCGGTGCTCGCGGCGTTCCGCCAGGCCGCCTTCACCGAGCCGGACCCGGCCGCGCTGGCGCGTGCCATCGACGCGGCCGTCTCGCGGCTGATCGACGAGGAGGAGTTCATCACCGCGATCATCGCGGAGTTCCGCGATGACACGCTGACCCTGGCCAACTGCGGTCACCACCCGCCGCTGCTGCTCGACCGCGGACAGGCCCGGCTGCTGGACACCGGGGAGCCGACGCCGCCGCTGGGACTCCAGCCCGAGCCGGAGCTGGTCCAGCACCCGTGGCCGACGCCGGCGCGGATCCTGCTCTACACCGACGGGCTGGTGGAGGCCCGGGACGCGAGTGGGAGGTTCTTCGACCTGGACACGATCACCCGGGTGCTGCGGGATCGCCCGCTCGCCGACGCTCTCGACGACGTCGTGGAGCGGCTGCGGGACTTCGCCGGCGGCGGGCTCAGCGACGACGTCGCGCTGGTGCTGGCCGAGAACCGGACCTGA
- a CDS encoding PaaI family thioesterase translates to MNGYLPEDIPAAEVEREERLYAPFTHAVRELVDATIRTEADEAEVRAAQAEIEAITARLRRRQLDGSYGVRLRPDGNNRAWGNAVIGVRNPVAPPLRIEHDGRGRVWSDFRLGAAYEGPPTLVHGGVSALILDQLLGQAAGSGGRPGMTGTLTVRYRKPTPLGDLRGEAWIDRSEGVKTWARGHLIGPDGVTVEGEGVFILPRWARERPAEKPAPQYFE, encoded by the coding sequence GTGAACGGTTACCTCCCCGAGGACATCCCTGCCGCCGAGGTCGAGCGCGAGGAACGGCTCTACGCCCCGTTCACCCACGCCGTCCGGGAGCTGGTCGACGCCACGATCCGCACCGAGGCCGACGAGGCCGAGGTCCGGGCGGCGCAGGCGGAGATCGAGGCGATCACGGCCCGGCTGCGCCGCCGCCAGCTGGACGGCTCCTACGGCGTCCGGCTGCGCCCCGACGGCAACAACCGGGCGTGGGGCAACGCCGTGATCGGGGTGCGCAACCCGGTCGCTCCCCCGCTGCGCATCGAGCACGACGGTCGCGGCCGGGTCTGGTCGGACTTCCGGCTCGGCGCGGCCTACGAGGGGCCGCCGACGCTCGTGCACGGCGGGGTCTCGGCGCTGATCCTCGACCAGCTCCTCGGCCAGGCAGCCGGGTCCGGCGGCCGGCCCGGCATGACCGGCACCCTCACCGTGCGCTACCGGAAGCCGACCCCGCTGGGCGACCTGCGCGGCGAGGCCTGGATCGACCGGAGCGAGGGTGTGAAGACCTGGGCCCGCGGCCACCTGATCGGTCCCGACGGGGTGACGGTCGAGGGCGAGGGTGTCTTCATCCTGCCGCGCTGGGCCCGCGAGCGCCCGGCAGAGAAGCCCGCCCCGCAGTACTTCGAGTAG